One Moorella sp. E308F genomic region harbors:
- the nadC gene encoding carboxylating nicotinate-nucleotide diphosphorylase gives MLNMLAVTEIVKRALEEDLGAGDLTSSALFTPADRGRGEIIARQEGIIAGLPVAGLAFQLLPPGCTFTPLVTDGSQVAAGQRVALVEGSLVAILGAERVALNFLQRLSGIATLTARYVELVKPYKAKICDTRKTVPGLRLLDKYAVRMGGGVNHRLNLGDAVLLKDNHIKAAGSITAAVARVRRAIPLTTKIEVEVENLAQVEEALAAGVELIMLDNMSPPEMRRAVEVIGGRALVEASGGITLDRVAEVAATGVDYISVGSLTHSVAALDLSLELF, from the coding sequence ATGCTCAATATGCTCGCAGTTACAGAAATAGTCAAAAGAGCCCTGGAAGAAGACCTGGGCGCGGGAGACCTGACCAGCAGCGCCCTTTTTACCCCTGCCGACCGCGGCCGGGGGGAAATCATCGCCCGCCAGGAGGGCATTATTGCCGGCCTGCCGGTAGCCGGACTGGCCTTCCAGCTGCTACCCCCGGGCTGTACCTTTACACCCCTGGTAACCGATGGGAGCCAGGTTGCCGCCGGGCAAAGGGTAGCCTTGGTAGAGGGGTCTCTGGTGGCCATCCTCGGGGCCGAAAGGGTGGCTTTAAATTTTCTCCAGCGCCTCTCGGGCATCGCTACCCTGACGGCCCGTTATGTAGAGCTGGTTAAGCCCTATAAAGCAAAAATTTGCGATACCCGCAAGACCGTTCCCGGCCTGCGCCTCCTGGATAAATACGCTGTCCGCATGGGGGGCGGGGTAAACCACCGCTTGAACCTGGGCGATGCCGTCCTGCTTAAGGATAACCATATTAAAGCGGCCGGGAGTATTACCGCGGCGGTAGCCAGGGTCCGCCGGGCTATTCCCCTGACGACGAAAATTGAAGTGGAAGTTGAAAACCTGGCTCAGGTCGAAGAGGCCCTGGCCGCTGGGGTGGAGCTGATTATGCTGGACAACATGTCTCCCCCGGAGATGCGCCGGGCCGTAGAAGTGATTGGCGGCCGGGCCTTAGTAGAGGCTTCCGGCGGCATCACCCTGGACCGGGTAGCGGAAGTAGCGGCTACCGGCGTCGACTATATTTCCGTTGGCTCCCTGACCCATAGCGTTGCCGCCCTGGACCTGAGTTTGGAACTATTTTAG
- a CDS encoding cation-translocating P-type ATPase, with the protein MPAPCPWSQAPEDVLAWQQVDPEEGLSAAEAQRRLKIYGPNRTLVRPVLSFWHIFAEEIREPMILLLLAVAAAYFLLGELGEALAATSIILGIVFIEVGTEFRAKKAIAALQDLNAPTTPVLRQGKVKAINTEDVVPGDILVLQPGNRVPADARLLVSAGLAVDESPLTGESLPVEKHTRPLDPETPLSDRHNMVYQGTVISRGEGLACVVATGLETELGRIVGLTRRAREPRTPLQQFMRELSRVLALVALGFAVLIPFLQFLVAREPWPRAVLTGLSLAFATIPEELPILVTMVLGLGSLKLAREKALVRRLRAAETLGYITTVVTDKTGTLTANRLTLEAIWLPGKGKLLSPTLARQDNAAGELLLAALLTQSPVTALEACDPLEKALAEGGGHLDLPREELLAFYPLNQDQRWVGALRANQAGATLYVKGAAEEVLAMCTDPSTQEATAATLAQLAGEGKRVLAVARRFFSSQDLPAEAAAAGQDLTFLGFLIFADSLRPEAAAAVGAVQQAGIKVYLATGDHPEAARRIARQVGIPAEKLLAGAELEQLSPKDWDPFLQETRVLARITPEQKLQLVQALQAKGEIVAMIGDGINDAPALAVAHVGLAMGRQGTDVAREAAGVVLSDDCFSTLATAIRQGRGLLANLQKSVRYYLAVKVALIATMLVPAALGQPAPFSPLMIILLELFMDLAASTAFVIEPPEEPLMERPPRRPDRPFLDRPMVQVIFAGGLLLALAVGLAYQGLELWWGPAPVPIRQTAAFATWMLGHVLLAYALRTQSLPPYRQGFFSNSVLNLWALGAAAVTLMAVYLTPLQAVLGTGTLPTGAWGLVAGAALLPGLVMLFYCPGQ; encoded by the coding sequence ATGCCGGCCCCTTGCCCCTGGAGCCAGGCGCCGGAAGATGTTCTGGCCTGGCAGCAGGTAGATCCGGAGGAGGGTCTAAGTGCCGCTGAAGCCCAGAGGCGCCTGAAAATTTACGGTCCCAACCGCACGCTGGTCCGTCCCGTCCTATCCTTCTGGCATATCTTTGCCGAAGAAATCCGCGAGCCCATGATCCTTTTACTCCTGGCGGTAGCTGCCGCCTATTTCCTCCTGGGAGAACTGGGGGAAGCCCTGGCCGCAACGTCCATTATCCTGGGTATCGTCTTCATTGAGGTAGGCACCGAGTTTCGCGCCAAGAAGGCCATTGCCGCCCTCCAGGACCTGAACGCCCCCACTACCCCGGTCCTGCGCCAGGGCAAAGTAAAGGCCATTAATACTGAAGACGTTGTCCCCGGCGACATTCTGGTGCTCCAGCCCGGCAACCGCGTGCCGGCCGACGCCCGCCTCCTGGTGAGCGCCGGCCTGGCCGTCGATGAGTCCCCCCTTACCGGGGAATCCCTGCCGGTGGAAAAACACACCCGGCCCCTGGACCCGGAAACCCCTCTATCCGACCGTCACAATATGGTTTATCAGGGTACGGTAATATCCCGGGGTGAAGGCCTGGCCTGCGTGGTAGCCACAGGTCTGGAGACCGAACTGGGGCGGATTGTTGGCCTTACGCGCCGGGCCCGTGAGCCCCGCACCCCCCTGCAGCAGTTTATGCGGGAACTGAGCCGGGTCCTGGCGCTAGTTGCCCTGGGTTTTGCCGTGCTTATCCCTTTCCTCCAGTTCCTGGTGGCCAGGGAACCCTGGCCCCGGGCGGTCCTCACCGGCCTGAGCCTGGCCTTTGCTACAATACCCGAAGAACTCCCCATCCTGGTGACCATGGTCCTGGGCCTGGGGTCTCTAAAGCTCGCCCGGGAAAAGGCCCTGGTCCGGCGCCTGCGAGCCGCTGAAACCCTGGGATACATCACCACCGTGGTCACCGACAAGACGGGTACCCTGACGGCCAACCGCCTCACCCTGGAAGCCATCTGGCTGCCGGGGAAAGGAAAACTCCTGTCCCCTACCCTGGCCCGGCAGGATAACGCGGCCGGGGAATTACTCCTGGCCGCCCTCCTGACCCAGAGCCCGGTTACTGCCTTGGAAGCCTGTGACCCCCTGGAAAAGGCCCTGGCCGAAGGGGGAGGACACCTGGACCTGCCCCGGGAAGAGTTGCTGGCTTTTTACCCTTTAAACCAGGATCAACGCTGGGTAGGGGCCCTGCGCGCTAACCAGGCCGGGGCTACCCTATACGTCAAGGGAGCGGCGGAAGAAGTGCTGGCCATGTGTACCGATCCTTCCACCCAGGAGGCTACCGCCGCCACCCTGGCGCAACTTGCCGGCGAAGGCAAGCGAGTCCTGGCAGTAGCCAGGCGCTTTTTCTCCAGCCAGGACCTGCCGGCAGAGGCTGCTGCAGCCGGCCAGGACCTCACTTTCCTGGGATTTTTAATCTTTGCCGACTCCTTACGCCCTGAGGCTGCCGCGGCAGTGGGCGCCGTGCAGCAGGCCGGGATCAAGGTCTACCTGGCCACCGGCGACCACCCCGAGGCAGCCCGCCGTATTGCCCGCCAGGTAGGTATCCCGGCAGAGAAATTGCTGGCCGGCGCCGAACTGGAGCAATTAAGCCCTAAGGATTGGGATCCCTTTCTCCAGGAAACCCGTGTCCTGGCACGCATAACGCCGGAACAGAAACTCCAGTTAGTCCAGGCCCTGCAGGCTAAAGGGGAAATAGTCGCCATGATCGGCGATGGTATTAATGATGCCCCGGCCCTGGCCGTAGCCCACGTAGGCCTGGCCATGGGCCGCCAGGGTACCGATGTCGCCCGGGAGGCCGCCGGCGTGGTTTTAAGCGACGACTGCTTTTCTACCCTGGCCACGGCCATCCGCCAGGGGCGGGGCCTCCTGGCGAACCTGCAAAAGTCGGTGCGCTATTACCTGGCAGTGAAGGTAGCCCTCATCGCTACTATGCTGGTACCTGCCGCCCTGGGGCAACCGGCTCCCTTTTCGCCCCTGATGATTATTCTCCTAGAACTGTTCATGGACCTGGCGGCCTCAACTGCCTTTGTCATCGAGCCCCCGGAGGAGCCTCTCATGGAACGCCCCCCGCGCCGGCCCGACCGGCCCTTCCTGGACCGGCCCATGGTCCAGGTGATCTTTGCCGGAGGCCTGCTCCTGGCCCTGGCAGTAGGGCTGGCCTACCAGGGCCTCGAACTCTGGTGGGGACCGGCCCCTGTACCTATAAGGCAAACTGCCGCCTTTGCTACCTGGATGCTGGGGCATGTCCTGCTGGCCTACGCCTTAAGGACCCAGAGCCTGCCCCCTTACCGCCAGGGGTTCTTTAGCAACAGTGTCCTTAATCTCTGGGCCCTGGGAGCGGCAGCAGTAACCCTGATGGCTGTCTACCTGACACCCCTGCAGGCTGTCCTGGGTACCGGCACCCTACCCACCGGGGCTTGGGGGCTGGTGGCCGGGGCCGCCCTGCTGCCCGGCCTGGTGATGCTGTTCTACTGTCCCGGACAATGA
- a CDS encoding DEAD/DEAH box helicase, with protein MIVVHGTWVKDSNKEVNGRFFVWGESLAAARQQKELYLPRPAKNKVPLHPFQASDQELITVLLNLSAGLYKSIPLIPPGLDKIQLLLPSTNLGPLPSPQLRHLPGSGEIARRGQSLRESNLVLTPWEVKGLAVSPVWVINVLTRLGEGSAGQIKGNILAPDFLFWSLAAKLALELLVRERFIPVVLEEVKAPAGKRAGAKTPLRQELRASWRALLDQPEDARRVDLLAAGMPPACRAVASTPLPHPRLLVEDFLHGTVDAMARYWLMISPLEGRTKGLGDDNTPAKWAMALTAEKATFSGPLLEMKDLKEQINGWTKTLFSQPGTVAFRTCFRLEPPERTGEEGQPSWQLQFLLQASDDPSLLVPAGEVWREKGSVLEFLNRRFANPQERLLADLGRAARLFPPLEKSLKDPSPEGCLLTTEEAYTFLREAAGLLAESGFGVLVPSWWGQHKSRLGLRLKLKTSERGKNASRMIRPAAYGGLGLSALVDYEWEVALGDTVIDRKEFARLAALKVPLVRVRGQWVELRPEELAALDRFWKKQAIQGTMSLGEALRLSLLGGVVPDSGKEQPEGEVALASLPLLGIESEGQLNSILEKVHDNQKIALLPQPSGFRGSLRPYQVRGFSWLKFITELGLGACLADDMGLGKTIQLLALLLYRKEQGMASGPVLLICPTSVAGNWQREVARFAPSLRVLLHHGSERLSGDEFIREAARRDLIISTYTLVHRDERELAAVEWDGVVLDEAQNIKNAEAKQTRSIRRLKAGFRIALTGTPVENNLSELWSIMEFLNPGYLGSLADFRNRFMIPIERYRDRERAERLQRLVQPFILRRIKTDPAIIQDLPEKQEIKVFCHLTREQATLYEAVVQDMLQKIEAATGIERKGLVLATLAKLKQICNHPAQFLGDGSHLDGRSGKLTRLQEMLEEVLAARERALIFTQFTVMGQMLQEYLEAAFDREVLFLHGGLARAKREELIRRFQEENNGPPFFILSLKAGGVGLNLTRANHVFHFDRWWNPAVEDQATDRAFRIGQKKNVQVYKFICAGTLEERIDALIEEKRSLAQQIIGTGEGWLTELSIGDLRELLALRSEGIEL; from the coding sequence ATGATTGTCGTCCATGGGACCTGGGTTAAAGATAGCAATAAAGAAGTAAATGGCCGCTTTTTTGTCTGGGGGGAATCCCTGGCCGCCGCTCGTCAGCAAAAGGAACTCTACCTGCCCAGGCCAGCTAAAAATAAAGTGCCCCTTCATCCTTTTCAGGCTTCCGACCAGGAACTTATCACCGTCCTCCTTAATTTAAGCGCGGGCCTTTATAAAAGCATACCCCTTATTCCGCCGGGCCTGGATAAAATCCAGTTGTTACTCCCCTCAACCAATCTTGGACCCCTGCCTTCGCCGCAGCTAAGGCATCTGCCCGGTAGCGGCGAGATTGCCCGGAGGGGTCAATCTTTACGGGAAAGCAACCTGGTCTTAACCCCCTGGGAGGTCAAAGGCCTGGCAGTATCACCGGTATGGGTTATCAATGTCCTGACCCGGCTGGGGGAAGGAAGTGCCGGGCAAATTAAAGGTAATATTTTAGCACCCGATTTCCTGTTCTGGAGCCTGGCAGCCAAGCTGGCCCTGGAACTCCTGGTCCGGGAACGCTTTATCCCGGTGGTACTGGAGGAGGTAAAAGCACCGGCGGGGAAGAGGGCCGGGGCAAAAACTCCGCTGAGGCAGGAATTAAGGGCTTCCTGGCGAGCCCTCTTAGACCAACCTGAAGATGCCCGCCGGGTGGACTTACTGGCGGCCGGTATGCCGCCCGCCTGCCGGGCCGTGGCGAGTACTCCGCTCCCGCATCCTCGCCTCCTGGTGGAAGATTTCCTGCACGGCACCGTCGATGCCATGGCCCGGTACTGGCTTATGATTTCGCCTCTCGAGGGGAGGACCAAGGGGCTCGGGGACGATAATACCCCGGCTAAGTGGGCTATGGCCCTGACGGCAGAAAAAGCCACCTTTAGCGGGCCGTTGCTGGAAATGAAAGACCTGAAGGAGCAAATCAATGGCTGGACGAAGACCCTGTTCAGCCAGCCGGGGACCGTAGCCTTTCGCACCTGTTTCCGCCTGGAACCACCGGAAAGAACGGGAGAAGAAGGCCAGCCTTCCTGGCAGTTGCAATTTTTACTCCAGGCCAGCGATGATCCCAGCCTCCTGGTGCCAGCCGGGGAGGTCTGGCGCGAAAAGGGCAGCGTGCTGGAGTTCCTGAACCGGCGCTTCGCCAATCCCCAGGAAAGGCTCCTGGCCGACCTGGGCCGGGCGGCAAGGTTATTCCCGCCCCTGGAAAAGAGCCTGAAAGACCCTTCACCGGAAGGCTGTCTCCTTACTACTGAAGAAGCCTATACCTTCTTGCGGGAAGCGGCCGGCCTCCTGGCCGAAAGCGGCTTTGGCGTACTGGTGCCTTCCTGGTGGGGGCAGCATAAATCCCGCCTGGGGCTGCGCTTAAAGCTGAAGACCAGTGAGCGGGGCAAAAACGCTTCCCGGATGATTAGGCCGGCTGCATACGGGGGCCTGGGCCTGTCCGCCCTGGTCGATTATGAATGGGAAGTGGCCCTGGGGGATACCGTCATCGACAGGAAGGAATTTGCCAGGCTGGCTGCTTTAAAGGTGCCCCTGGTCCGGGTACGGGGCCAGTGGGTGGAGCTCCGGCCGGAGGAACTGGCGGCCCTGGACAGGTTTTGGAAAAAGCAAGCCATCCAGGGGACCATGAGCCTGGGTGAGGCTTTACGTCTCAGCCTGCTGGGCGGGGTAGTTCCAGATTCAGGTAAAGAGCAACCTGAAGGCGAAGTAGCCCTCGCCAGTCTCCCGCTACTGGGTATTGAATCAGAGGGTCAGCTTAATTCCATTCTAGAAAAGGTGCACGACAACCAAAAAATTGCCCTCCTGCCCCAGCCCTCCGGATTCCGGGGTAGCCTTCGCCCTTACCAGGTGCGGGGTTTTTCCTGGCTGAAGTTTATTACTGAACTGGGCCTGGGTGCCTGCCTGGCCGACGATATGGGCCTGGGCAAGACCATCCAGCTCCTGGCTTTACTGCTTTACCGCAAGGAACAGGGAATGGCCAGCGGCCCGGTTCTCCTTATCTGTCCCACTTCAGTGGCCGGCAACTGGCAGCGGGAAGTAGCGCGTTTTGCCCCCTCACTGCGAGTCCTTCTCCACCACGGCAGTGAGCGCCTCTCAGGCGACGAATTTATCCGGGAGGCAGCCCGACGGGACCTGATAATCAGCACCTATACCCTTGTTCACCGGGATGAAAGGGAACTGGCAGCCGTAGAATGGGATGGGGTGGTTCTCGACGAGGCCCAGAATATTAAAAATGCGGAAGCCAAACAGACCCGGAGCATCCGACGCTTAAAGGCCGGTTTCAGAATCGCCCTTACCGGTACACCGGTGGAAAACAACTTAAGCGAACTCTGGTCCATAATGGAATTTCTAAACCCCGGCTACCTGGGCAGCCTGGCCGATTTTCGCAACCGTTTTATGATCCCCATAGAACGTTACCGGGACCGGGAGCGGGCGGAACGGCTGCAGCGCTTGGTCCAACCTTTTATCCTACGCCGGATCAAGACTGACCCGGCAATCATTCAGGACCTGCCGGAAAAGCAGGAGATCAAGGTCTTTTGCCATTTGACCCGGGAACAGGCTACCCTCTACGAAGCTGTTGTCCAGGACATGCTCCAAAAGATAGAAGCCGCCACCGGCATCGAGCGTAAAGGGCTGGTCCTGGCTACCCTGGCCAAATTAAAACAAATCTGCAACCACCCGGCCCAGTTCCTGGGTGACGGTAGCCACCTGGACGGGCGCTCCGGGAAACTTACCCGGCTCCAGGAGATGCTAGAAGAGGTCCTGGCAGCCAGGGAACGAGCCCTCATCTTTACCCAGTTTACCGTCATGGGGCAAATGCTGCAAGAATATTTAGAGGCGGCTTTTGACCGGGAAGTCCTTTTCCTCCACGGGGGGCTGGCAAGGGCCAAACGGGAGGAGCTAATCCGCCGCTTCCAGGAGGAAAACAATGGGCCGCCCTTTTTCATCCTTTCCCTCAAGGCTGGCGGGGTGGGACTAAACCTCACCCGGGCCAACCATGTGTTTCACTTTGACCGCTGGTGGAACCCGGCCGTAGAAGACCAGGCTACCGATCGCGCCTTCCGCATCGGCCAGAAGAAAAATGTACAGGTTTATAAATTTATCTGCGCCGGGACGCTTGAAGAAAGAATTGACGCCCTGATCGAGGAAAAACGTTCCCTGGCGCAGCAAATTATCGGTACCGGTGAAGGCTGGCTTACGGAATTGTCAATTGGAGACTTACGGGAACTGCTGGCTTTACGGAGCGAGGGAATAGAACTTTAA
- a CDS encoding Chromate resistance protein ChrB produces the protein MNQDITGRGNKWHLFIYKVPGEPSSKRIYLWRELNRLGALYLQQAACLLPARPGLLEKLEQLKSRVEEFEGTAYLFPNLNLDPGQEAQIIEQFKEMRNKEYQEIIKEINKYLAELEKEVRIQNFSPAEIEEEEAELEKIERWYQRARERDWYNAPLGEQVASLIDEARVALARFTTLTYGALKEREIN, from the coding sequence ATGAACCAGGACATTACCGGCCGCGGCAACAAATGGCACCTGTTCATCTATAAAGTACCCGGCGAACCATCGAGCAAGCGCATTTACCTCTGGCGGGAACTCAACAGGCTGGGAGCCCTCTACCTGCAGCAGGCCGCCTGCCTCCTCCCGGCACGCCCCGGACTACTGGAAAAACTGGAACAACTAAAGTCACGGGTAGAAGAATTCGAAGGCACTGCCTATCTCTTCCCCAATCTCAACCTTGATCCCGGGCAAGAAGCTCAGATAATAGAGCAATTCAAGGAAATGCGCAATAAAGAATACCAGGAAATAATTAAAGAGATTAACAAATACCTGGCAGAACTGGAAAAGGAAGTGCGTATTCAGAACTTTTCTCCGGCGGAAATAGAAGAGGAGGAAGCCGAACTGGAAAAAATCGAACGCTGGTACCAGCGGGCCCGGGAGCGCGACTGGTATAATGCCCCCCTGGGTGAACAGGTCGCCTCCCTTATAGACGAAGCCCGGGTAGCCCTGGCGAGGTTTACCACTCTTACCTATGGAGCCTTAAAAGAAAGGGAGATTAATTGA
- a CDS encoding pyridoxal phosphate-dependent aminotransferase yields the protein MELARRAAGISPSPTLAIDAQAKAMKAKGIQVINFSAGEPDFDTPEHIKQAAIDALKAGFTRYTPVAGIPELRQAVCDNLKNRGLSYEPADIVVSCGAKHSLYNAMQVLLNDGDEVIISAPYWVSYYEQIKLAGGVPVVVNTDATTDFKLTPAALKAALTPRTKLLILNSPCNPTGVVYSRNELEALAEVVLAHGLMVISDEIYAALLYDGLNHTSIAALGPEIKERTIVIDGVSKTYAMTGWRIGYAAAPRPIAKAMTDLQSHSTSNPTSIAQKAAVAALTGSQEPVEAMRCEFEKRRNRILAGLRELPEVECNQPGGAFYVFPYIGKLFGRRFRGQVLASSTDVATVLLNEYQLAVVPGIAFGADPFLRLSYATSMTQIEAGLERLKAFIVELQ from the coding sequence GTGGAACTTGCCCGGCGGGCTGCCGGCATCAGCCCATCTCCTACCCTGGCTATAGATGCCCAGGCCAAAGCCATGAAGGCTAAAGGTATTCAGGTAATCAACTTTAGTGCCGGTGAGCCTGATTTCGACACGCCCGAACATATCAAGCAGGCAGCCATTGACGCCTTGAAGGCCGGCTTTACCCGTTACACGCCCGTGGCCGGGATCCCGGAACTGCGCCAGGCAGTCTGTGACAACCTGAAAAACCGGGGTTTGAGCTATGAGCCTGCCGATATAGTGGTATCGTGCGGCGCCAAACACTCCCTTTACAACGCCATGCAGGTCTTACTTAATGATGGGGATGAAGTAATCATCAGTGCTCCCTACTGGGTAAGTTATTACGAGCAAATTAAACTGGCCGGTGGAGTACCGGTGGTAGTAAATACCGATGCTACTACGGATTTCAAGTTAACCCCGGCGGCCCTGAAGGCAGCCCTGACTCCCCGGACCAAACTCTTAATCCTTAATTCGCCCTGCAATCCCACCGGGGTGGTCTACAGCCGGAACGAATTAGAAGCCCTAGCGGAAGTAGTCCTGGCCCATGGGCTGATGGTTATTTCCGATGAAATATACGCCGCCCTGCTCTACGATGGTCTCAACCATACCAGCATCGCCGCCCTGGGGCCGGAAATAAAAGAGCGCACCATCGTCATCGACGGCGTGTCCAAAACCTATGCCATGACCGGCTGGCGGATTGGCTATGCCGCCGCTCCCCGGCCTATTGCCAAGGCCATGACCGACCTGCAGAGCCACTCGACTTCCAACCCTACTTCTATAGCCCAGAAGGCGGCGGTGGCTGCCCTGACCGGCAGCCAGGAACCGGTGGAGGCAATGCGCTGCGAATTTGAAAAGCGCCGCAACCGCATCCTGGCAGGATTAAGGGAACTGCCGGAAGTAGAATGCAACCAGCCCGGTGGAGCCTTCTATGTTTTCCCGTACATCGGCAAGCTATTTGGCCGCCGCTTCCGCGGCCAGGTGCTGGCCAGTTCTACCGACGTGGCTACGGTTCTCCTTAATGAATACCAGTTAGCCGTGGTACCTGGCATTGCCTTTGGCGCCGACCCATTCTTACGCCTATCCTATGCCACCTCGATGACCCAGATCGAAGCCGGCCTGGAGCGGCTAAAGGCTTTTATCGTCGAATTACAATAA
- a CDS encoding fumarylacetoacetate hydrolase family protein: MVKVEKLVRFAAGKDIFYGRLEGETIVAFEGDIFGEHWENGRCFSLNEVRLLAPCRPSKAVCVGLNYSNHIKEMAEKVPEEPVIFIKPSTCVIGPNENIIYWPVVKRLDYEAELAVVIGREAHNVKEEEAWEYIFGYTVGNDVTARDLQQKDGQWTRAKSFDTFLPLGPYIVRGIDVSDLRVQSFLNGELKQDGRTSQLIFSIPFLVSFISQVMTLLPGDVIMTGTPEGVGPMQVGDTIEIRVEKIGSLVNRIIAR, from the coding sequence ATGGTGAAAGTCGAGAAATTGGTTCGCTTTGCTGCCGGGAAAGATATCTTTTACGGCCGCCTGGAGGGAGAGACGATTGTCGCCTTTGAAGGTGATATTTTCGGGGAGCACTGGGAAAATGGCCGGTGCTTCAGTTTAAACGAAGTGCGTCTATTGGCTCCCTGCCGGCCCAGTAAGGCTGTATGTGTAGGGCTGAATTATAGCAATCATATTAAAGAAATGGCCGAGAAAGTGCCGGAAGAGCCGGTCATCTTTATCAAGCCGTCAACCTGTGTAATTGGCCCTAATGAAAATATAATTTACTGGCCCGTGGTTAAACGCCTTGATTATGAAGCAGAGTTGGCCGTGGTTATCGGCCGTGAGGCCCATAATGTAAAAGAAGAAGAAGCCTGGGAGTATATTTTCGGCTATACCGTTGGAAACGACGTTACAGCCAGGGATTTGCAGCAGAAAGACGGCCAGTGGACCAGGGCTAAGAGCTTCGATACATTTTTACCCCTTGGACCCTATATTGTGCGGGGTATTGACGTTTCCGACCTTCGCGTCCAGTCTTTTTTAAACGGCGAACTAAAGCAGGACGGCCGTACTTCCCAGCTCATCTTTTCTATACCTTTTCTGGTGAGTTTTATCTCTCAGGTAATGACCTTATTACCCGGAGATGTAATCATGACCGGCACGCCGGAAGGGGTGGGTCCCATGCAGGTGGGCGATACCATTGAAATTAGGGTGGAAAAGATAGGGAGCCTGGTTAACAGGATCATTGCTCGGTAA
- a CDS encoding MATE family efflux transporter: protein MDSSKQLGESNIGQLLWKFSLPAITGMLVNALYNVVDRIFVGRGVGSMALAGITISFPVMIVLMAFSMLIGMGSTSLISIRLGERRKEEAEQIAGNGLVLLVLIAAVLSLLFLGFLEPVLSAFGASEVVMPYAADYLRVILTGNVLMSIGFGMSNMIRAEGQPVIAMYTILIGGITNILLDYIAIFLLEMGIKGAALATVISQGVSASWVLYYYLSGKSLIKLRSKNFTLQPIVCLNIFAVGFPPFALQLVHSVQQVLFNKSLTFYGGDLAVAAVGVVFSLGTFMFMPVIGISQAAQPIIGFNYGARQFDRVKATLKLASFWATVIVGSGYIFTRIWPEHLIALFSRGDVQLIELGSHAMQRLFLVLPVIGFQIVGAGYFQAVGKPVQATILSLSRQVLLFIPLLLILPRFWGLEGIWWAAPIADAGATLITAGCLYYEFRARNAPLAGLEPCSTGRKG, encoded by the coding sequence ATGGATAGTTCGAAGCAGCTTGGTGAAAGCAACATCGGTCAGCTGCTGTGGAAATTTTCGTTGCCCGCCATAACAGGCATGCTGGTAAATGCTCTTTATAACGTGGTGGACAGGATATTTGTCGGACGGGGAGTAGGCTCCATGGCCCTCGCGGGGATAACCATAAGTTTTCCCGTAATGATTGTGCTGATGGCCTTTTCCATGCTTATCGGCATGGGGTCTACTTCATTAATATCCATCCGCCTTGGTGAGCGCAGGAAGGAAGAGGCCGAACAGATAGCCGGGAACGGCCTGGTATTGCTGGTTTTAATTGCAGCAGTTTTATCGCTTCTGTTCCTGGGATTCTTAGAACCCGTTTTATCCGCCTTTGGAGCCAGCGAAGTTGTAATGCCTTATGCAGCGGATTATTTGCGAGTAATTTTAACAGGTAATGTTTTAATGTCCATCGGCTTCGGCATGAGCAATATGATTCGGGCTGAGGGCCAGCCGGTAATTGCCATGTACACAATATTAATTGGCGGGATTACCAATATTCTTCTCGATTATATAGCTATCTTCCTACTGGAAATGGGGATTAAAGGCGCGGCTCTAGCTACAGTTATTTCCCAGGGGGTCTCCGCCAGCTGGGTCCTTTATTATTACCTGTCCGGGAAAAGCCTGATCAAGTTGCGCTCGAAGAATTTTACTCTGCAACCGATTGTGTGTCTTAATATTTTTGCGGTGGGTTTTCCCCCCTTCGCCCTGCAATTGGTACACAGCGTGCAGCAGGTGCTTTTCAACAAGAGCCTTACTTTTTATGGAGGAGACCTGGCCGTAGCTGCTGTCGGCGTTGTTTTTAGCCTGGGGACCTTTATGTTCATGCCTGTGATAGGAATCTCCCAGGCCGCGCAACCGATCATCGGCTTTAACTACGGAGCCCGGCAATTTGACCGGGTTAAGGCCACTTTAAAGCTGGCCAGCTTTTGGGCGACGGTAATTGTGGGGTCCGGCTATATTTTCACTAGAATCTGGCCGGAACATCTGATAGCGCTATTCAGCCGTGGGGATGTCCAGTTAATAGAGTTGGGCAGCCATGCCATGCAAAGACTTTTTCTTGTCCTCCCCGTGATCGGATTTCAAATTGTCGGTGCAGGATATTTCCAGGCGGTAGGAAAACCGGTGCAGGCTACGATTCTTTCTCTGTCGAGGCAGGTACTGCTCTTTATACCTCTACTGCTAATCCTGCCGCGGTTTTGGGGGCTGGAAGGTATCTGGTGGGCCGCTCCTATTGCCGATGCAGGCGCAACCCTGATAACTGCCGGGTGCCTTTATTATGAGTTTAGAGCCAGGAATGCACCTCTGGCAGGATTAGAACCATGCAGCACCGGCAGGAAGGGATAA